One Pleuronectes platessa chromosome 9, fPlePla1.1, whole genome shotgun sequence genomic region harbors:
- the ccdc124 gene encoding coiled-coil domain-containing protein 124, whose amino-acid sequence MPKKFQGENSKAVTARARKAEAKATEDARKKKEEEDSLWQETDKHVLKKGQRKDDKEKKRIELMERKKENQRLLDEEFARIKGKSTEAPGGGKVTRAQIEETLLNEQQEELQPKEKSHLETPLEENVNIIIPEKGAVEARSIEDAIAVLSTGPEDLDRHPERRVKAAFLAYEEANMPLLKKENPNMRLSQLKQQLKKEWMKSPENPLNQRFSSYNSK is encoded by the exons ATGCCAAAGAAGTTCCAGGGCGAGAACTCCAAGGCGGTCACAGCCAGAGCCCGAAAGGCCGAGGCCAAGGCGACGGAAGACGCCCgcaagaagaaagaggaggaggactccCTGTGGCAGGAAACTGACAAACATGTGCTCAAGAAGGGGCAGAGAAAG GATgacaaggagaagaagaggatcgAACTCatggagaggaaaaaagaaaaccagcGTCTTCTTGATGAAGAGTTCGCCAGAATTAAAGGCAAATCCACGGAGGCTCCAGGCGGAGGAAAAGTGACCCGGGCCCAGATCGAGGAGACGCTTCTGaatgagcagcaggaggagctccAACCGAAAG AAAAGAGCCACCTGGAGACTCCACTGGAGGAGAACGTGAACATAATCATCCCTGAAAAAGGAGCCGTGGAAGCCAGATCAATAGAAGATGCCATCGCTGTGCTGAG CACGGGGCCTGAGGACCTGGACCGCCATCCGGAGCGGAGGGTGAAAGCAGCATTTCTTGCCTATGAGGAGGCGAACATGCCTCTCCTTAAAAAGGAGAACCCCAACATGAGATTGTCGCaactgaagcagcagctgaagaaggaATGGATGAAGTCACCGGAGAACCCCTTGAACCAGCGCTTTTCCTCATACAACTCAAAGTGA
- the smim7 gene encoding small integral membrane protein 7 — translation MRKWGRLCDVTGNKMIADLLIFGTLLVNAGAVLNFKLKRKEAQGFGDDSRAPTTGDNIREFLLSLRYFRIFIALWNIFMMFCMIVLFGS, via the exons ATGCGGAAGTGGGGGCGTCTCTGTGATGTGACGGGAAACAAGATGATCGCGGATCTGTTGATATTCGG GACCTTACTGGTGAATGCAGGGGCCGTGCTGAACTTCAAACT CAAAAGGAAGGAGGCCCAGGGATTTGGAGATGACTCCAGAGCGCCAACAACAG GCGACAACATCCGAGAGTTCCTTCTCAGCCTGCGATACTTTCGGATCTTCATCGCTCTCTGGAACATCTTCATGATGTTCTGCATGATAGT ATTATTTGGATCATGA
- the tmem38a gene encoding trimeric intracellular cation channel type A, translated as MEVLSLLNLDDLAQAFSKMGMFPVFDVAYYIVSIMYLKYEPGSVEVSRRSPVASWLCAMLYCFGSYILADILLGSSPVDYFQYNSHILLASAVWYLVFYCPLNLFYKCVAFLPVKLVLVALKEVVRTRKIAAGVHHAHHAYHHGFFIMVIVGYVKGSGVALISNFEQLLRGVWRPETNEILSMSFPTKASLYGAILFTMQEAQWLPVSKSILILAFTLFMATSKVVMTARHSHGSPFALIESWVCHLLFGSPLGGAEEEHHHAPAPAASPIKTKEELGEGVRKRKAKKAE; from the exons ATGGAGGTGCTGTCACTTCTCAATTTGGACGACTTAGCCCAAGCGTTCTCCAAAATGGGAATGTTTCCGGTGTTTGACGTCGCTTATTACATCGTGTCCATCATGTACCTCAAGTATGAGCCAG GCTCGGTGGAGGTTTCCCGCAGGAGTCCCGTGGCCTCATGGCTCTGCGCCATGCTCTACTGCTTCGGTAGTTACATCCTGGCCGACATCTTACTCGGGAGCAGCCCAGTCGACTATTTCCAATACAACAGCCACATCCTGCTGGCCTCAGCTGTCTG GTACCTGGTCTTCTACTGCCCTCTGAACCTCTTCTATAAATGTGTGGCCTTCCTGCCCGTGAAGCTGGTGTTGGTCGCCCTGAAGGAAGTCGTCCGCACCCGTAAGATCGCCGCCGGCGTTCACCACGCCCACCACGCCTACCACCACGGCTTCTTCATCATGGTCATCGTAGGATACGTCAAAG GGTCAGGAGTCGCTCTCATTTCCAACTTCGAGCAGCTGCTGCGTGGAGTGTGGAGGCCCGAGACCAACGAGATCCTCAGCATGTCATT CCCGACCAAAGCCAGCCTGTACGGAGCAATCCTCTTCACCATGCAGGAGGCTCAATGGCTGCCCGTGTCCAAGAGCATCCTCATCCTCGCCTTCACCCTCTTCATGGCCACGAGCAAG gtggtGATGACCGCCCGACACTCCCACGGCTCCCCCTTCGCCCTCATCGAGTCCTGGGTCTGCCACCTGCTGTTCGGCTCCCCTCTCGGCGGTGCTGAGGAGGAACACCACCACGCCCCCGCCCCCGCCGCCTCACCTATCAAAACCAAGGAGGAGCTGGGCGAGGGCGTTCGCAAGAGGAAGGCCAAGAAAGCCGAGTAG